One genomic region from Spirosoma sp. KCTC 42546 encodes:
- a CDS encoding efflux RND transporter permease subunit: MIKAALAKPITVIVALAGIVLFAVLALLQIPVDIFPRLNLPTIYIAQPYGGMTPAQMEGFIATRYQNQLLYVSGIKAVEVKNIQGLCLVKCTFYEDVNMAQVSGEVANQVSRVMNYLPPGTVPPTVVRFDASSLPVGQLVFSSRRASLGEMQDLASTRIRPLFSQIPGASAPPPFGGNERTVVVNVNPERMRSYELTPDEIVQSVVKNNQISPAGSVQMGDYTVMTPSNTVLDKVSEFLNIPLRKGVGPTVFLHDIATVEDATDITVGYALVNGKRSVYIPVTKSADASTMSVVNALKARLPEMKALLPDDVQLSYEFDQSVYVTQAVHSLAVEGGLGAILTGLMVLLFLGDWRSSLIVILTIPVSILSAILLLNLTGQTINIMTLSGLALAIGILVDQATVVIENIHQHLEMGKPKARAILDACQEMSFPLLLITLCILAVFAPAFLMNGVPRGMFLPLSLSVGFSIIASYILSQVFVPVVANWWLKNHVHASPHELSILPDLNQKPETRQEQFEQTHPEKVTGFERFKLGYLRLLDRLMARRALVIGVYGLLCALLIGIGFTQTGQDMMPRQNHAHQFQVRIVGPQGLRIERTEELTKQVIQQIKDIVGAKNIAISSAFVGMTPSSYGTSALYVFNSGPHEAVLQVNLADEYKVQSMDALKDQIRRRVRKKMPNVRLSFEPIDLTDKIMSQGAQTPIEILVGGKDLTEGQHYANRLLTRLHEIPYLRDLRINQPLSYPTVTVQVDRERAAQLGLSVDEIAKSLVAATSSSRFTAKNLWLDQSKGFAYQVQIQLEQQQMKSVADIQAIPLVKGQLRPTLGDVAIIKPTTVPGQYDRIGPRRIITVSANINNKDLGTATRDVQAAIAAAGQPPKGSIVELRGLAQLLQETLGSLQFGLGLAIVVIFLLLAANYQSFKVASVVLVSVPAVLAGSLTLLLITGQTLNLQSYMGIIMSVGVSVANALLLVTNAETLRLRYRDARSAARVAGASRLRPILMTALAMIAGMIPMASGLGESGEQTAPLGRAVIGGLFFSTLAALLVLPVVFSAIQRKTTFDSPSLDPDDPTSTVYDGSAITLIEPSETSLTY, encoded by the coding sequence ATGATTAAAGCTGCCCTCGCTAAACCCATTACCGTAATTGTTGCCCTGGCGGGTATCGTCTTGTTTGCGGTGCTGGCCCTGCTCCAGATTCCGGTAGATATTTTCCCCCGACTCAATCTGCCCACCATTTATATTGCTCAGCCTTACGGCGGCATGACACCCGCCCAGATGGAAGGCTTCATTGCCACCCGTTATCAGAACCAGCTTCTGTATGTCTCGGGAATCAAGGCCGTTGAGGTAAAAAATATTCAGGGACTGTGTCTGGTGAAATGTACGTTCTACGAAGACGTAAACATGGCTCAGGTATCCGGGGAAGTGGCCAATCAGGTAAGCCGGGTCATGAATTACCTCCCCCCTGGCACCGTACCGCCTACAGTAGTTCGTTTCGATGCCTCCAGTTTGCCGGTTGGCCAGTTGGTCTTCAGCAGTCGCCGGGCGTCGCTGGGCGAGATGCAGGATTTGGCCTCTACCCGAATCCGACCGTTATTTTCCCAGATTCCGGGCGCGTCGGCCCCACCGCCATTCGGTGGAAACGAACGAACCGTAGTTGTTAATGTAAATCCCGAACGGATGCGCAGCTACGAACTCACACCCGACGAAATCGTACAGTCGGTTGTAAAAAACAACCAGATATCACCAGCGGGTAGCGTTCAGATGGGGGATTATACGGTGATGACGCCTAGCAATACGGTGCTCGATAAAGTCAGTGAGTTTCTGAACATTCCCTTACGAAAGGGCGTGGGCCCAACCGTGTTTTTGCACGATATAGCCACGGTAGAAGATGCCACCGACATCACGGTCGGGTACGCTCTGGTCAATGGCAAACGGTCGGTTTATATCCCGGTCACGAAAAGTGCCGATGCCTCAACCATGAGCGTTGTGAACGCGCTAAAAGCCCGATTGCCCGAAATGAAAGCCCTGTTACCAGATGATGTACAGCTTTCCTACGAATTTGACCAGTCGGTTTATGTGACGCAGGCGGTTCATAGTCTGGCCGTTGAAGGTGGGTTGGGCGCCATCCTGACGGGCTTGATGGTGCTGCTGTTTCTGGGCGACTGGCGTAGTTCGCTGATTGTGATTCTGACCATCCCGGTTTCGATTCTGAGCGCCATTTTGTTATTGAACCTGACGGGCCAGACCATCAATATCATGACCTTGTCGGGTCTGGCACTGGCCATTGGCATTCTGGTCGATCAGGCTACGGTGGTCATTGAAAATATCCACCAGCACCTGGAAATGGGCAAACCCAAAGCCCGCGCCATTCTGGATGCCTGTCAGGAAATGTCGTTTCCATTGCTGCTCATTACGCTCTGTATTCTGGCAGTGTTTGCCCCTGCGTTCCTGATGAATGGAGTTCCGCGCGGCATGTTTCTGCCGCTGTCGTTATCAGTCGGCTTTTCCATTATCGCTTCTTACATTCTGTCGCAGGTATTTGTACCGGTTGTGGCAAACTGGTGGCTAAAAAATCATGTGCATGCGAGCCCACACGAACTAAGTATTTTGCCTGATCTGAATCAGAAACCGGAGACTCGCCAGGAACAATTCGAACAAACGCATCCAGAAAAAGTAACTGGATTTGAACGCTTCAAACTGGGCTACCTCCGGTTGCTGGATCGGCTGATGGCCCGGCGAGCGCTGGTCATTGGGGTTTATGGGCTGCTTTGTGCTCTGCTGATTGGCATTGGATTTACCCAAACGGGCCAGGATATGATGCCTCGCCAGAACCACGCCCACCAGTTTCAGGTACGCATTGTGGGGCCGCAGGGCCTGCGAATTGAACGTACCGAAGAACTAACCAAGCAGGTTATTCAACAGATCAAAGATATCGTCGGCGCGAAGAATATCGCGATTTCATCAGCCTTTGTGGGCATGACGCCATCCAGCTATGGCACCAGCGCGCTGTATGTATTCAACTCCGGTCCGCACGAAGCCGTTCTGCAAGTCAACCTTGCTGACGAATACAAGGTCCAGTCGATGGATGCACTAAAGGATCAGATTCGCCGACGGGTCCGAAAAAAAATGCCCAATGTACGGCTGTCGTTTGAACCGATTGACCTGACGGATAAGATCATGAGTCAGGGTGCCCAAACACCCATAGAGATTCTAGTCGGCGGCAAAGACCTGACCGAAGGCCAGCACTACGCCAACCGCCTGTTAACCCGGCTGCACGAAATTCCTTACCTGCGGGATCTACGGATCAATCAGCCCCTAAGTTACCCAACCGTTACGGTTCAGGTTGACCGGGAGCGGGCCGCTCAACTGGGTCTCAGTGTCGATGAGATTGCCAAATCGCTGGTGGCGGCTACATCATCGAGCCGGTTTACGGCCAAAAATCTCTGGCTTGATCAATCCAAAGGCTTTGCTTATCAGGTACAAATCCAGCTGGAGCAACAGCAGATGAAATCGGTAGCTGATATCCAGGCGATTCCACTCGTAAAAGGGCAACTTAGACCTACGCTGGGCGATGTGGCAATCATTAAGCCAACAACCGTACCGGGTCAGTATGACCGCATTGGCCCCCGACGCATCATCACGGTATCGGCCAATATTAACAATAAGGATTTGGGAACCGCCACGCGCGATGTTCAGGCCGCCATTGCTGCCGCCGGACAACCGCCTAAAGGATCAATCGTTGAGTTACGTGGGCTGGCGCAGTTACTTCAGGAAACACTGGGTAGCCTTCAATTTGGGCTAGGACTGGCTATTGTCGTCATATTTCTGCTACTGGCGGCCAACTATCAGTCCTTCAAAGTGGCCAGTGTTGTTCTGGTTAGTGTACCCGCCGTGCTGGCTGGCTCACTCACGCTGTTACTGATAACCGGGCAAACCCTCAACCTGCAATCGTACATGGGTATCATTATGTCGGTGGGGGTATCAGTAGCCAACGCGTTATTGCTGGTGACCAATGCAGAAACCCTGCGCTTACGCTACCGGGATGCCCGATCCGCAGCTCGCGTGGCGGGTGCATCCCGATTACGGCCAATTTTAATGACTGCCCTGGCCATGATTGCCGGGATGATTCCCATGGCCAGCGGTCTGGGCGAATCGGGCGAGCAGACGGCACCACTGGGCCGGGCCGTCATTGGTGGCCTGTTCTTTTCTACCCTAGCAGCCCTGCTGGTCCTACCTGTCGTCTTCTCCGCCATTCAGCGTAAAACGACCTTCGACTCACCTTCCCTCGACCCGGATGACCCAACCAGCACGGTCTACGATGGTAGCGCAATTACGCTGATCGAACCTTCCGAAACCAGTCTTACCTACTAA
- a CDS encoding efflux RND transporter periplasmic adaptor subunit, translating into MTIYAVLRRGLFLLTITSTGFLMSQCGNSSAEKSPMDEAPADEEIRYDAIRVTASRPASELNLPGELESYYETDLYPRVSSYVKALHVDIGDQVHKGQVLAELEAPELTANLTEAFSKVKAAEAVYGASKGTYLRVLRTSRTLGAISPVDLDAARTKAVSDSLGVVAANAHYSSVQQLVSYLKIIAPFTGVITDRRLSPGAFVGPGGQNGVPMLKIKQLDRLRLRIAVPEAYLGDIRRGNQVQFSVRSFPNQTFTGRINRIANSVRPETRSELVEIDFQNKGGLLKPGMFASARLPVTSTREGSLYVPKSAVVSTLDRTFVLKVVDGKAIRTTVQKGDDTVGQTQVFGDLKAGDIILKTGSEDIADGAAIKTQPAKQ; encoded by the coding sequence ATGACTATATATGCTGTTCTCCGACGTGGTTTATTCCTGCTGACCATTACCAGTACGGGCTTTTTGATGAGCCAGTGCGGCAATTCGTCGGCCGAAAAGAGTCCGATGGACGAGGCTCCGGCTGACGAAGAAATTCGGTATGACGCCATCCGCGTAACTGCATCCCGCCCGGCATCGGAGCTGAATCTGCCGGGCGAACTGGAAAGTTATTACGAAACCGATCTCTACCCCCGCGTGAGTAGCTACGTAAAGGCACTGCACGTCGATATTGGCGATCAGGTGCATAAGGGTCAGGTGCTGGCCGAGTTGGAAGCCCCCGAACTCACGGCTAATCTGACCGAAGCGTTCTCCAAAGTCAAAGCAGCCGAAGCAGTCTATGGCGCCAGTAAAGGCACTTACCTGCGCGTGCTACGAACCAGCCGTACATTGGGTGCTATTTCGCCCGTCGACTTGGATGCTGCCCGCACCAAGGCTGTTTCAGATAGTTTAGGCGTTGTAGCCGCAAACGCCCATTATAGTTCAGTTCAGCAACTGGTGAGTTATTTAAAAATCATTGCCCCCTTTACTGGCGTGATTACGGATCGACGGCTTTCGCCCGGTGCATTTGTGGGGCCGGGCGGGCAGAATGGTGTGCCCATGCTCAAGATCAAACAACTTGATCGACTGCGGTTACGGATTGCCGTTCCAGAAGCCTATCTGGGCGATATTCGGCGGGGGAATCAGGTACAGTTTTCCGTACGTAGTTTTCCCAACCAAACCTTTACTGGCCGAATCAACCGTATCGCCAATAGTGTTCGTCCTGAAACCCGTTCAGAACTGGTCGAGATTGATTTTCAGAATAAAGGCGGACTGTTAAAACCAGGTATGTTTGCCTCGGCAAGATTACCTGTTACCTCTACTCGGGAGGGCAGTTTATATGTTCCCAAATCGGCTGTAGTCAGCACCCTGGATCGCACCTTTGTTTTGAAAGTGGTTGATGGGAAAGCCATTCGGACAACCGTGCAAAAAGGCGATGATACTGTTGGCCAGACGCAGGTTTTTGGTGATTTAAAAGCAGGTGATATTATCTTAAAAACAGGCAGTGAAGACATTGCAGACGGGGCAGCGATCAAGACGCAGCCTGCTAAACAATAA
- a CDS encoding ATP-binding protein: MNVRFTDESSELLQTLVETSLTNTYVARAVRDPATGQITDFRITLVNTQFQKWIGSSVEELQATTLLTLFPQFAQLVLFAHYIEVVETGQTYQGEDYHPFRNGNAMDWFTLSVRKQGDGIMVNFLGIPAEQLKLQRQAEQLRATLDASLNSIFYMKAVRDDQTGQIIDFLIEFSNQAVLSSTNLKPEEVIGQRLLEKFPGNKENGFFDSYVRVVETGQPEQMTQPYRDELGLEGWFQISAVRHDRDNVVVTFMNITESKQIEQQLRESNTSLEQFASVASHDLQEPLRKIQLFSTALVDQYGTALGKGVDLLKKMQSTTERMQSLIRDLLDYSRLSKGDDTRHQLVELPKLVEEVLIDLELAVQEKGASIEVGNLPTLMGNALQLRQVFQNLISNGLKFSKPGQAPHIRITSEKKGRTELPADVRLPGLPGQYYWQIKVRDQGIGFDEAYREKIFGAFERLHGRSSAYKGSGIGLAIVRKVMTNHHGLVVAHSREGAGATFTLYFPITEPDS; encoded by the coding sequence ATGAATGTACGCTTTACCGATGAATCGTCTGAGTTACTCCAGACACTCGTAGAGACTTCACTTACAAATACCTATGTAGCCAGAGCCGTGCGCGATCCAGCTACTGGTCAGATCACCGACTTTCGCATTACGCTTGTAAATACCCAGTTTCAGAAGTGGATTGGTTCTTCGGTCGAAGAATTACAAGCGACTACCTTGCTAACGCTATTTCCTCAATTCGCCCAGCTGGTACTATTTGCCCACTACATAGAGGTGGTCGAAACCGGCCAGACGTACCAGGGTGAAGATTATCACCCCTTCCGAAACGGCAATGCTATGGACTGGTTTACCCTGTCGGTGCGTAAACAGGGCGATGGGATTATGGTCAATTTCCTCGGTATTCCAGCGGAGCAGCTGAAACTGCAGCGACAAGCGGAACAGCTCCGTGCTACACTGGATGCATCGCTCAACAGTATTTTTTACATGAAAGCCGTTCGTGACGACCAAACCGGACAGATCATTGATTTCCTGATTGAGTTTTCCAACCAGGCCGTTCTGAGTAGCACAAACTTAAAGCCCGAGGAAGTTATTGGTCAGCGATTGCTGGAAAAATTTCCGGGTAATAAGGAAAATGGTTTTTTCGACTCGTATGTACGCGTAGTGGAAACAGGTCAGCCGGAACAAATGACCCAACCCTACCGAGATGAGTTAGGCTTAGAGGGCTGGTTTCAAATATCGGCCGTTCGCCATGATCGGGATAATGTGGTGGTCACGTTTATGAACATTACAGAAAGTAAGCAAATTGAACAGCAACTTCGGGAGTCGAATACCAGCCTTGAGCAATTTGCCTCCGTAGCCAGCCACGATTTGCAGGAACCCCTCCGAAAAATACAGTTGTTTAGTACTGCCTTAGTCGATCAATATGGTACTGCTCTTGGTAAAGGAGTCGACTTACTCAAGAAAATGCAATCGACAACCGAGCGTATGCAGTCACTCATTCGGGATTTATTAGACTACTCCCGGCTGTCAAAAGGTGATGACACAAGACATCAGCTAGTGGAGTTACCCAAACTTGTTGAGGAGGTTCTCATTGATCTTGAACTGGCGGTGCAGGAAAAAGGAGCATCCATAGAGGTTGGCAACCTACCCACACTGATGGGTAATGCATTGCAACTACGCCAGGTATTTCAGAATTTGATCTCCAATGGGCTAAAATTTAGCAAACCAGGCCAGGCACCGCACATCAGGATCACAAGCGAGAAAAAGGGACGAACCGAACTACCCGCCGATGTTCGGTTGCCGGGCTTACCAGGGCAATACTATTGGCAAATTAAGGTACGTGATCAGGGAATTGGCTTTGATGAAGCGTATCGAGAGAAGATTTTCGGCGCGTTTGAACGGCTACACGGCCGTAGTAGTGCGTACAAAGGATCGGGTATTGGCCTGGCTATTGTTCGCAAAGTGATGACCAATCACCATGGCCTCGTTGTTGCCCATAGCCGCGAGGGAGCAGGAGCAACGTTCACGTTGTACTTCCCGATCACAGAGCCGGATAGTTAA
- a CDS encoding sugar phosphate isomerase/epimerase, with amino-acid sequence MSVIDRKTFLKEISLLAGASMLVGPTFASESTRDKSGIKLGFVTYLWGKDWDLSTLIKNCADTNILGVELRVEHAHNVMPELNAAQRLEVKKKFTDSPVKLVGLGTNQQFDYVDQSQLNASIERAKEFIRLSADVGGSGVKVKPNALHKEVPTEKTVAQIGASLNELARYGAEFGQQIRLEVHGEETQELPMTKRIMDVANHPNASICWNCNPQDLNGKGFQSNFNLVKDRLGATCHVRELDRTDYPYQDLLTNLVQLNYKGWVLLECHTNPADKVASMKAQRAVFDRMITKA; translated from the coding sequence ATGTCAGTTATCGACAGAAAAACATTCCTGAAAGAGATTTCCCTGCTGGCTGGCGCTTCTATGCTGGTGGGACCAACTTTTGCCAGTGAATCCACACGGGACAAATCAGGAATCAAATTGGGATTCGTCACCTATTTATGGGGTAAAGACTGGGATTTATCCACGCTGATTAAAAATTGCGCGGATACAAACATTCTCGGTGTAGAACTGCGCGTGGAGCACGCCCATAACGTCATGCCCGAGCTGAATGCAGCACAACGGCTGGAGGTCAAAAAGAAATTTACCGACAGCCCGGTTAAACTCGTTGGGCTTGGCACAAACCAGCAATTTGATTATGTAGATCAAAGCCAGCTGAACGCATCGATTGAACGGGCAAAAGAGTTTATCCGGTTGAGTGCCGATGTGGGCGGATCGGGTGTAAAAGTGAAACCCAACGCCCTTCATAAAGAGGTCCCGACCGAAAAAACGGTCGCACAAATCGGCGCATCGCTAAACGAACTGGCCCGATATGGCGCTGAATTCGGGCAGCAGATTCGGCTGGAAGTGCACGGGGAGGAGACCCAGGAACTGCCAATGACGAAACGGATTATGGATGTGGCCAACCATCCAAATGCCAGCATTTGCTGGAATTGCAACCCGCAAGACCTCAATGGTAAGGGGTTCCAATCCAACTTCAACTTAGTAAAAGATCGGCTGGGCGCTACCTGCCACGTTCGTGAACTGGACCGGACCGACTATCCCTATCAGGACCTGCTGACTAACCTGGTTCAACTGAATTATAAAGGCTGGGTACTTCTGGAATGCCATACCAATCCGGCCGATAAAGTGGCGTCTATGAAAGCACAGCGAGCCGTTTTCGACCGGATGATCACCAAAGCGTAA
- a CDS encoding NmrA family NAD(P)-binding protein, translated as MTTTIVVAGGTGDLGGRITNALLDKGADVRALVRSTTDPAKVEKLVERGVQVVWVDLSDVAGLAQACVGASCVISALQGLRDVIVDAQSALLDAALAAGVPRFIPSDFSSDFTKLTVGDNRNFDLRREFNAHLDTKPGIAGTSILNGAFAELLTYNIPFLNFKKKQVGYWERADWRVDFTTMDNTAAFTAAAAMDSATPRVLRIASFQISANELTAVAREITGEDFTLVRMGSRDELAAYNKRERAAHPEGEQDVYPDWQRGQYMHSMFSVQNDPLDNNRYPDIHWTRVQEVLAKRR; from the coding sequence ATGACAACAACAATTGTAGTGGCCGGTGGAACCGGGGATCTCGGCGGTCGGATTACTAATGCATTGCTCGATAAAGGTGCCGATGTGCGTGCGTTGGTTCGTTCTACTACCGATCCCGCGAAGGTGGAAAAACTTGTGGAACGGGGTGTGCAGGTTGTCTGGGTTGACTTATCGGATGTGGCCGGACTTGCCCAGGCGTGCGTGGGGGCCTCCTGTGTAATTTCAGCCTTGCAGGGCTTGCGCGACGTAATCGTAGATGCCCAGTCTGCCCTGCTCGATGCGGCACTGGCGGCAGGGGTGCCTCGCTTCATTCCGTCCGACTTTTCAAGTGACTTTACAAAACTGACCGTTGGCGACAACCGAAACTTCGATTTGCGTCGGGAATTCAATGCGCATCTGGATACAAAGCCGGGTATAGCAGGTACATCGATTCTGAACGGGGCTTTCGCGGAGTTGTTAACCTACAACATTCCATTTCTCAATTTTAAGAAAAAGCAGGTTGGTTACTGGGAACGTGCCGACTGGCGGGTGGATTTTACGACTATGGACAATACCGCAGCTTTTACGGCCGCAGCTGCGATGGACTCTGCTACTCCAAGAGTTCTGCGCATTGCCAGTTTTCAGATTAGTGCCAATGAGCTGACCGCGGTTGCCAGGGAAATAACGGGAGAGGATTTTACGTTGGTGCGAATGGGTAGCCGGGATGAACTGGCGGCCTACAACAAACGTGAACGGGCAGCGCATCCCGAAGGAGAACAGGACGTGTATCCGGACTGGCAACGGGGTCAGTACATGCACAGCATGTTCAGCGTCCAGAACGACCCGCTCGATAACAACCGTTACCCGGATATACACTGGACTCGTGTTCAGGAAGTACTGGCAAAACGCCGATAG
- a CDS encoding helix-turn-helix domain-containing protein, which translates to MPKAIKGTVFYTLPEAAQELHITVGRLKSYLDQNRLTSERIGRSEFIREQILLAYLAKRRL; encoded by the coding sequence ATGCCTAAAGCCATCAAAGGAACGGTATTTTATACTCTTCCAGAAGCAGCTCAGGAATTGCACATTACGGTTGGTCGGTTGAAAAGCTATCTGGATCAAAACCGGTTAACCAGTGAACGAATTGGCAGATCGGAGTTTATCCGCGAACAGATTTTACTCGCGTATCTGGCCAAACGAAGGTTGTAA